The nucleotide sequence TTAAAAAGCAGTACACATTAAAGAACGGCGCAATTAGTTTTTAATATTTGCCATTTTTCCGGCCTTGATATTATTCAGTTTCAGGTCTTCCAGAACATTTACAGCTTCTTCCACATAAATATCTTTTGAAAGACTTTTATGCCATCTCTTACGCTTTTCACGAAGCGTAGTATCCTGCTTCATTAAAGCGATCTCATCGGGAAGCGATCTATAGTTCAGTTTATTGTCATACTCGTCAATTGCCTTGAACTTTTCTGTTTCTTGCTTTCTTCGGGCAATTTCGGCACTGTACTCATCAATATTGAGTGTTACGTTCATTTCGTCACGTCGATTCTTGATCCATCGAGCATTGGCATCAATTAAAGCCAGTTGCTCACTTTTGGCCATCCTCGCCTTGCTTTTGTCTATGGTTTCCTGAAAATCAACATACCCATCCCATACTTCATAATCTGCTGGTTCTATTTTATCGTAGGGCAACGGATTGTCATAGTCGCGTTCGCCTACCTCAATATAGCTATAGCGATCTGGCATCACAACATCACTTTTTACACCTTCCAATTGTGTAGAACCTCCGTTTATACGATAGAACTTTTGGGTGGTAAGCTTTAAAGCTCCCATATCACCCATATCGTTTTTACGTAACCATTGGTTCAGGTCTATTAAATTCTGAACAGTTCCTTTACCGTAAGACTGCTCACTACCAATAATGATCGCCCGCTTATAATCCTGTAAGGCCGCTGCAAGGATCTCTGAAGCAGATGCAGAAAGTTCGTTAACCAGAATTACCAAAGGACCCTCCCAAACGATCTCGTCGTCCTCATCTTCCAATACTTCTTTTTTTCCACCGCTTGAAGCTACCTGCACCACAGGGCCTTCTTTGATGAACAATCCGGCAATGTCTACAGCAGTTCGCAACGATCCGCCACCATTATCACGAAGGTCCAATACAAGGCCTTCAATTCCTTCTTCTTTTAAACGTTCAATCTCCTTTTTTACATCACTCGCAGCATTTCGCTCCTTATAGTTCTGCATATCGAAATAGAATTGCGGCAGATTGATCAGTCCGAATTTTTTATCAGTTTTTTCAATGACCGTTGATTTTGCATAGGTTTCTTCGAGTTCAACCACATCCCTTGTGATGGTTTCCTCTTCAATAGTACCGTCTACACGCTTAATGGTAAGATTCACTTTAGATCCTTTTGGACCTTTTATCAGTTTAACAGCATCGTCAATGCGCATTCCTACCACACTTACAGCTTCTTTTTCATCTTCCTGTCTAACTTTCAGAATAATGTCACCAACTTCAATGTGTTCTCCACGCCAGGCCGGTCCACCGCTAATAACTTCTACAACATTTATATAGTCGTTCTTCTTTTGCAAACGGGCGCCAATTCCTTCCAGTTTTCCGCTCATTCTAAGATCGAAACGATCCCGGTCTGGCGGTGCAAAGTAATTGGTGTGAGGATCGAATACTTCCACTACTGTAGTTAAGAAAACGGCAAAGTAGTCTTTGCGCTCCAGATCATCGGTAAATTCAAAATATTCGGTAAGTGATGTTTTAGTGGCATTCCGTGCTTTTGCTTCGAGTTCCGTTACGCTAAGGTTTTCATTATCACCGGCAACATATTCCTCTCCCTTCTCGGCTGCCTCCTTTTTTCGTTCAGGAGCTGTATTTTTTTCTTCTAAAAAATCGTAATAGGTTGAGATGGTAGAAAATTTAAGTTGCTGTCTCCATCGCTGCTTAAGTTCTTTTTTCGTTTCAGCATAGGCGAGCTTATCGTAATCTACACTAATGGTTTCTGTAGCCGAAAAATCGAAAGGTTCTTCCAATACTTCTCCATAGATCTCCTTCGCCTCTTCCATTCGCTGCGAAAAACGATCATACACTAAACTAAAGAAAGTAAGATCCTTGTTCTTGATCTGATCATCGATCTGTGTTCTGTACACGCTGAATTCCTCTATGTCTGAAGCCAGAAAATACCGTTTTATCGGGTCCAATGCTTCGATATAGTCCAGGTAAACTGCCTCAGAGAAGGTGTCGTCCATAGCAGCAGGATCATAATGTCCCTTTTGCAAAACGTAGGTAATAAGGTCTATCAGTAATTTATCTTTATCCGGATCATTAAACTCCTTGGTGGTAAAACTGCAGGACGCAGCCGCTACAAAAACTGCAAGAAGAAATACTTTAAAATTCTTTTTCATTAATCGCATATCTATCAACTTAATTTTGAATCTCCTAAATTATATAAAAAACCGTGCCAACTACTACTATGGGTACTAATTTTTTGTTAAACAGCTGGTTTTTAAATTTCAGAAATAGAAATTCAGATTTCACAAGGATTACTTGTATTTTAGCCATTTATATTTTACCCGAATGGCAAACAAAAGACCTTTAATTTTAGTGACCAACGACGATGGTATAACTGCGCCCGGTATACGAACTCTTATTGAGGTAATGAATACGCTTGGTGATGTTTGTGTAGTAGCACCCGATTCCCCTCAAAGCGCCATGGGACACGCAATTACCATAAACGACACCTTATATTGTGATGCTGTAGAAATGCTCAAGGACCAATCACATTCCGAATACAGTTGCAGCGGAACACCGGTGGACTGCGTAAAGCTCGCAGTGAACGAGATCCTAAAACGGAAACCCGATCTTTGTGTAAGCGGGGTTAATCATGGAAGTAATTCATCTATCAATGTGATCTATAGCGGAACTATGAGTGCCGCAGTCGAAGCAGGAACTCTTGGAATTCCATCTATTGGTTTCTCATTATTGGATTATTCGCTTCAGGCAAATTTTGAACCCAGTAAAAAATATATCAAATCCATAGCCATGCAATGCCTGAAGAACGGATTGCCAAAAGGAGTTGTTTTAAATGTAAACATCCCTAAATTATCGGCTAAGGATATTAAAGGAATTAAAGTATGCCGACAGGCCAATGCACATTGGGAGGAAAACTTCGACAAACGCACCAATCCGCTGGGACGTGATTATTACTGGCTCACAGGCGAATTTGTAAACGAAGATAAAGGGGAAGACACAGACGAATGGGCTTTAAAGAATGGTTTTGTTTCGGTGGTTCCGGTTCAATTCGATCTTACGGCACATCACGCAATAAAAGATATCAATTCCTGGGATCTGAAATGAAAAAAGAAATACTTATCGGATTTTTAGTCGGTCTCGCTGCTAACTGTGCAGGAAGTTATCTGTATATCTATTTTTTATCAGACTATACTTTGGAAACGACAATAGAAATGGCCCAGGAACAGGATCTGCTTGGCAGTATCATTGCATTAGGCGCTATTCTTAATTTGGCTGCTTTTTTTATATTTCTGAAAAAGAGACAATACTACCGGGCCCGCGGGGTGGTATTGGCCACGATAGTAGCAGCGTTGGTGATTTTAGCAGCAAAATTCTTTTAAAATGAAGTATTACCTCATCGCCGGAGAGGCTTCGGGCGACCTGCACGGAGCAAATCTAATGAAGGCCCTCAAGCAAGAGGATCCCAATGCCCATTTTCGGTTTTGGGGAGGTGATCTTATGGAAAAAGAAGGCGGATCTCCTGTAAAACATTATAGAGATCTGGCGTTTATGGGGTTTATTGAGGTCGTTGCCAATTTAAAGACCATTCTAAAGAATATTTCCTTTTGTAAAAAAGACATTGAAGCTTTTCAACCCGATGTCCTCATCCTTATCGATTATCCCGGATTTAACCTCCGCATCGCAAAATGGGCCCGCAAAAAAGGTATTAAAGTTCATTACTATATATCACCACAGATCTGGGCCTGGAAGGAAGGCAGAATTAAAAGTATAAAACAGGATGTGGATGAGATGTATGTGATCCTTCCGTTTGAAAAGGACTTTTACGAAAAGAAACACAATTTTCCGGTTCATTTTGTCGGACATCCTCTTATTGATGCGGTGTATGACCGGGCTCAGGTAAACCCTGAACAATTCAGAAATGACAATAATTTAGATAACCGACCCATTATTGCGCTTCTTCCGGGGAGTCGTAAGCAGGAAATCTCAAAAATGCTGAAAGTGATGCTTTCCATTGTTGAGGACTTTAACGAGTATCAGTTTGTCATCGCAGGAGCACCGAGTCAGGAGGCATCCTTTTATGCACCCTATATCAAAAAGCAGAATGTTCATTTACTGCTCAATAAAACCTATGATCTGTTAAGTATTTCGAACGCAGCTCTGGTAACTTCGGGAACCGCCACATTGGAAACCGCCTTGTTCAAAGTCCCACAGGTGGTGTGCTATAAGGGCAGTAGGATCTCCTATGAGATCGCTAAAAGGGTCATTAAACTTAAATACATTTCGCTGGTGAATCTTATATTAGATAAAGAGGTAGTAACTGAGTTGATTCAAACTGAATTTAACGGCAAACGACTGCGAAGCGAACTCACCTATATTCTGGATGACTACAACCGGGCCAAGCTGTTTTTAGATTATTACGACCTGGAGCAAAAACTGGGTGGGAAAGGGGCTAGTGCGAAAACCGCCAAGTTAATTTTTGACGCCATCGGAGACAAATAGAAAATATTTCATAGTTTTATGATCAGATTCATAAATGCCCTCTATGAAAAAACTGCTCCTACTACTATTACTTTCAATATTTATGATATCCTGTGGCGGAACTAAAACCGTCACCAAAAAGATCACGCCCACTTCGGGTGATGAGACCATCAAAAAAACAACTAAGGTAAAGAAGAAGGACGACAAGATCGTTAGAAAGGTAGACTATGACACCGAAGAGATCACAAAATCGTCTAATGAGGAAGTCTTGGAAAACATTATTGAGTATGCCCGGTCCTTTGAAGGTACACGCTATAAATTTGGAGGTACTACCAAAGCAGGAATGGATTGTTCCGGTTTGGTTTATACGGCCTTTAAGCAGGAAGATGTCCTTATGCCAAGGATCTCGAGAGACATGGCTACCAAAGGTGTTGAAATTCATTTAAAAGATGCTGTGGAAGGAGATTTGGTCTTCTTTAAAACCAGTAAGCGGAATACCATAAATCACGTTGGTCTGGTGGTGGAGTCCAAAAAGGGAGAAGTCTTCTTTATCCATTCTACGACTTCCAGAGGTGTTATTATTTCTTCCATGAACGAGGCTTATTGGAAAAAAGCCTTTGTGCTGGCCCGCAGGGTCATATAAAATTTCATATCTTTAAGCATCACTCCCCGGTTAGATTTTTAAAATCGAATCGGAGTGAATTTCATCAATTTTGCAGTAGTAAAATTTTCTATTTGTCTGGCACTGGGCATTATTACGGCACAAGCATTTGGTGTCAATTCCCTTCTCATTCCGGTAATTCTTGTTTTTTGTCTGTTGTTGCTTATCACAGCATGGTTTTATTCCCGCAGACAATTATTACAGAATGCCTTCTTCGGAAGTATTACCTTTTGCTGTTTTTTCCTAATTGGATATTGTAACTATCAATTCCGAAGTCCCTTAGCGCAAACCAATCACTATTCAGTATTCATCGATACTTCCCAAACTGAATTACTGCAGCTGAAGATCACAGACGTGCTGAAGTCGGACAATTATTATCATAAATACATCGCAGACATTTATCGAGTGGACTCGATTCCTGCCGAAGGTAAAATACTATTGTCGGTTAAAAAAGACAGTGTTGAGGGATTGTTCGCGATCGATAATGAATTATTAATTTCTTCGGGAATAAAACCTTTTACACCAGCGCTTAATCCACATCAATTCGATTATGCTGCTTATATGAATTCTCTGGGCGTGCTCTTTCAGCTTCAGATCGATCACCGGGCAATCATTCAGTTTAGCAATGGTGAAAAAAGTGTGAGAGGAGTAGCCGATGGGATTCGCAATTATTTTCTGAAGAAACTGAAAGCAAGCAGTATTTCTTCAGAAGAACGAAGCATTATTCAGGCACTTCTCCTTGGACATAAAACAGAAATCAGTAAGGAACTGTATTCCAATTATGCCAAGGCAGGGGCCGTACATATACTCGCTGTTTCGGGGCTGCATGTAGGTATTTTATTCCTGATCTTCTCGTGGCTTTTACGACCTGTTTTATATGTACGCCACGGCAAGATCATTAAAGCCGGAATGATAATTTTGCTACTGTTCAGTTTTGCACTCTTAGCCGGATGGTCACCATCGGTTGTACGTGCTGCCACCATGTTCTCTCTATTCGCTTTTGCCGGCATAATAAAACGACCTACCAATAGCATAAATACGCTGTTCCTGTCCTTTTTTATTTTATTGTTATGCAAACCGCAGCGGTTGTTTCACATAGGTTTTCAACTTAGTTATCTAGCGGTTTTCTTTATCCTCTGGGTACAACCTCGATTGTATGAAGTTTATTCTCCAAAAAATTATTTTCTTCGGAAGGCTTGGGCCATAAGCACGGTGAGTATTGCGGCGCAGTTGGGAGTATTACCACTCACCCTGTACTACTTTCACCAATTTCCAGGCTTATTTCTGCTAACTAATCTGGTGATCCTTCCCTTTCTTGCATTGCTGTTGGGGGTGGGTTTGCTTATTTTATTGCTGTTATCTTTAAACAGTCTACCTACAGAAATAGCCGAAGCATATAACGTTATGATCCTTTCCTTAAATTCCTTTATCGAATGGGTGGCCGGTAAGGAATTCTTTCTGATCGGTGATATACATTTTTCAGAATTAAAAGTTATTTCGGTGTATCTGGTTATCATTGGTATTGTGCTTCTGTTAAAACGTTTCAGTTTTGAACGGTGTATGCTATGTATGGTGAGCCTTATATTCCTGGTAGCAGTTTTAGTTCACACAAATCTTTCAGGGGAGACGCAATTAATATTGTTTCATAAAAGCCGAAGCACGATAATGGGAATACAGCAACGGAGGGCGTTAGTGGTGTATTCAGAAGAACCCTTGAAAAATATAAAGCAACTGGGTTTAATTAAGGATTACCGAATCGGGAAAGGCATTCGTAACTATTCCGAAGCACCACTCCCTCAAATACTGCAGTACAAATCTCAGTTGATCCTGTTTGTTGACAGTACCGGAGTATATCCACCAGCTTCAAATATCGATATTATAATCCTGAGGGAAAGTCCGAAAATAAACATGGATCGCCTCATCGATAGTTTACAGCCGCGACAGATCGTTGCAGATGGCAGCAACTACCTCGGTCTTGTAAAACGCTGGAAACAGACTTGTAAAATAAGAAAGCTCCCCTTTCACCATACCGGTGAAAAAGGAGCCTTCATTTTAGAATAATGAAACTCTTAACTTAAAATTATTCTAAAATGTTCCTTTAAACTTATCCTGATATTCCTGCCAGGCTTCCACCGTGGTAAGTTTCAGATAATCGTCATTGGCGATCATTTTAAGGTATATTTCCAACTGCTGTGGTGTCTTATAACCAGGAATTGCCTGAATAAGCTCACCGTCTGCCTTAAAAAAGACCAGGCTTGGATATCCTCTCAATTTGAGGGCATCAGCAAAAAAATGTGTTGCATTTCTCCCCTTTCTACCTTCCTGATAATTCGGATTTGTATAGGTAAAATCCTGATACGTGATCTCTTCGGTGCCTTCGGCGTTAAATTTTACCGCATAAAAGTTCTTATTGATAAAA is from Constantimarinum furrinae and encodes:
- a CDS encoding carboxy terminal-processing peptidase, which gives rise to MKKNFKVFLLAVFVAAASCSFTTKEFNDPDKDKLLIDLITYVLQKGHYDPAAMDDTFSEAVYLDYIEALDPIKRYFLASDIEEFSVYRTQIDDQIKNKDLTFFSLVYDRFSQRMEEAKEIYGEVLEEPFDFSATETISVDYDKLAYAETKKELKQRWRQQLKFSTISTYYDFLEEKNTAPERKKEAAEKGEEYVAGDNENLSVTELEAKARNATKTSLTEYFEFTDDLERKDYFAVFLTTVVEVFDPHTNYFAPPDRDRFDLRMSGKLEGIGARLQKKNDYINVVEVISGGPAWRGEHIEVGDIILKVRQEDEKEAVSVVGMRIDDAVKLIKGPKGSKVNLTIKRVDGTIEEETITRDVVELEETYAKSTVIEKTDKKFGLINLPQFYFDMQNYKERNAASDVKKEIERLKEEGIEGLVLDLRDNGGGSLRTAVDIAGLFIKEGPVVQVASSGGKKEVLEDEDDEIVWEGPLVILVNELSASASEILAAALQDYKRAIIIGSEQSYGKGTVQNLIDLNQWLRKNDMGDMGALKLTTQKFYRINGGSTQLEGVKSDVVMPDRYSYIEVGERDYDNPLPYDKIEPADYEVWDGYVDFQETIDKSKARMAKSEQLALIDANARWIKNRRDEMNVTLNIDEYSAEIARRKQETEKFKAIDEYDNKLNYRSLPDEIALMKQDTTLREKRKRWHKSLSKDIYVEEAVNVLEDLKLNNIKAGKMANIKN
- the surE gene encoding 5'/3'-nucleotidase SurE, producing the protein MANKRPLILVTNDDGITAPGIRTLIEVMNTLGDVCVVAPDSPQSAMGHAITINDTLYCDAVEMLKDQSHSEYSCSGTPVDCVKLAVNEILKRKPDLCVSGVNHGSNSSINVIYSGTMSAAVEAGTLGIPSIGFSLLDYSLQANFEPSKKYIKSIAMQCLKNGLPKGVVLNVNIPKLSAKDIKGIKVCRQANAHWEENFDKRTNPLGRDYYWLTGEFVNEDKGEDTDEWALKNGFVSVVPVQFDLTAHHAIKDINSWDLK
- the lpxB gene encoding lipid-A-disaccharide synthase gives rise to the protein MKYYLIAGEASGDLHGANLMKALKQEDPNAHFRFWGGDLMEKEGGSPVKHYRDLAFMGFIEVVANLKTILKNISFCKKDIEAFQPDVLILIDYPGFNLRIAKWARKKGIKVHYYISPQIWAWKEGRIKSIKQDVDEMYVILPFEKDFYEKKHNFPVHFVGHPLIDAVYDRAQVNPEQFRNDNNLDNRPIIALLPGSRKQEISKMLKVMLSIVEDFNEYQFVIAGAPSQEASFYAPYIKKQNVHLLLNKTYDLLSISNAALVTSGTATLETALFKVPQVVCYKGSRISYEIAKRVIKLKYISLVNLILDKEVVTELIQTEFNGKRLRSELTYILDDYNRAKLFLDYYDLEQKLGGKGASAKTAKLIFDAIGDK
- a CDS encoding C40 family peptidase codes for the protein MKKLLLLLLLSIFMISCGGTKTVTKKITPTSGDETIKKTTKVKKKDDKIVRKVDYDTEEITKSSNEEVLENIIEYARSFEGTRYKFGGTTKAGMDCSGLVYTAFKQEDVLMPRISRDMATKGVEIHLKDAVEGDLVFFKTSKRNTINHVGLVVESKKGEVFFIHSTTSRGVIISSMNEAYWKKAFVLARRVI
- a CDS encoding ComEC/Rec2 family competence protein — protein: MNFINFAVVKFSICLALGIITAQAFGVNSLLIPVILVFCLLLLITAWFYSRRQLLQNAFFGSITFCCFFLIGYCNYQFRSPLAQTNHYSVFIDTSQTELLQLKITDVLKSDNYYHKYIADIYRVDSIPAEGKILLSVKKDSVEGLFAIDNELLISSGIKPFTPALNPHQFDYAAYMNSLGVLFQLQIDHRAIIQFSNGEKSVRGVADGIRNYFLKKLKASSISSEERSIIQALLLGHKTEISKELYSNYAKAGAVHILAVSGLHVGILFLIFSWLLRPVLYVRHGKIIKAGMIILLLFSFALLAGWSPSVVRAATMFSLFAFAGIIKRPTNSINTLFLSFFILLLCKPQRLFHIGFQLSYLAVFFILWVQPRLYEVYSPKNYFLRKAWAISTVSIAAQLGVLPLTLYYFHQFPGLFLLTNLVILPFLALLLGVGLLILLLLSLNSLPTEIAEAYNVMILSLNSFIEWVAGKEFFLIGDIHFSELKVISVYLVIIGIVLLLKRFSFERCMLCMVSLIFLVAVLVHTNLSGETQLILFHKSRSTIMGIQQRRALVVYSEEPLKNIKQLGLIKDYRIGKGIRNYSEAPLPQILQYKSQLILFVDSTGVYPPASNIDIIILRESPKINMDRLIDSLQPRQIVADGSNYLGLVKRWKQTCKIRKLPFHHTGEKGAFILE
- a CDS encoding thioredoxin family protein → MKHILLLVALLSLGTISAQEIEWMTMNEALEAQKKAPKKIFMDVYTHWCGPCKLLDKNTFSDKKVINFINKNFYAVKFNAEGTEEITYQDFTYTNPNYQEGRKGRNATHFFADALKLRGYPSLVFFKADGELIQAIPGYKTPQQLEIYLKMIANDDYLKLTTVEAWQEYQDKFKGTF